One Frankia alni ACN14a DNA window includes the following coding sequences:
- a CDS encoding class I adenylate-forming enzyme family protein codes for MHLGMLLEMAADGMADRVALGPLASGLTFAELASRARRLGAALEARPGERVGLIDLNSPAVPLTLFGSAIAGKPFVPINYRLADPQLRAIVARTAPATIIVGEGVVERVGPVDGVEFLSRAEALALAEDPEGKEKDGWGGDADDIAVLLFTSGTTGEPKAAVLRHSNLTEYIISTVEYAGSAEDEAAIVSVPPYHIAGISAVLSSTYSGRRVVQLEAFDPTAWVTIVREESITHAMVVPTMLGRILDIVEADGLGLPSLRSLSYGGGPMPLPVIERAVGLLPNVGFVNAYGLTETSSTIAVLGPDDHQAAFASDDPAVRARLASVGKPLPTLEVSIRDAVGIEVPVGERGEIYVRGGQVSGEYLGRGTTLDSDGWFPTRDEGHLDEAGYLFVHGRLDDVIVRGGENLSPGEIEAVLLEHPGVLEAAVVGIPNKEWGEQVVAAVVTSGGVTEEDLKAHVRTRLRSSRTPDHIQFREELPFNESGKLLRRVLRTELSEAFT; via the coding sequence ATGCACCTCGGGATGCTTCTCGAAATGGCCGCGGACGGCATGGCCGACCGGGTCGCGCTCGGCCCGTTGGCCTCCGGTCTGACGTTCGCCGAGCTGGCCAGCCGGGCCCGGCGCCTGGGTGCCGCGCTCGAGGCGCGGCCGGGCGAGCGGGTCGGGCTGATCGACCTGAACTCCCCCGCGGTTCCCCTGACCCTGTTCGGCTCGGCGATCGCCGGCAAGCCGTTCGTGCCGATCAACTACCGCCTGGCGGATCCGCAGCTGCGCGCCATCGTCGCCCGCACCGCCCCGGCGACGATCATCGTGGGTGAGGGTGTCGTCGAGCGGGTCGGGCCAGTCGACGGCGTCGAGTTCCTCAGCCGGGCCGAGGCCCTGGCGCTCGCGGAGGACCCCGAGGGCAAGGAGAAGGACGGCTGGGGCGGCGACGCCGACGACATCGCCGTCCTGCTGTTCACCAGCGGCACCACGGGCGAGCCGAAGGCCGCCGTGCTGCGGCACAGCAACCTGACCGAGTACATCATCTCCACCGTCGAGTACGCCGGCTCGGCCGAGGACGAGGCCGCGATCGTCAGCGTGCCGCCATACCACATCGCGGGCATCTCGGCGGTGCTGTCGTCGACCTATTCCGGGCGCCGGGTGGTCCAGCTCGAGGCGTTCGACCCGACCGCCTGGGTCACCATCGTCCGGGAGGAGTCGATCACCCACGCGATGGTCGTCCCGACGATGCTCGGCCGCATCCTGGACATCGTGGAGGCCGACGGCCTGGGTCTGCCGTCGCTGCGCTCGCTGTCCTACGGCGGCGGCCCGATGCCCCTGCCGGTCATCGAGCGCGCGGTCGGCCTGCTGCCGAACGTCGGGTTCGTCAACGCCTACGGCCTGACCGAGACCTCCAGCACCATCGCGGTGCTGGGTCCCGACGACCACCAGGCGGCGTTCGCCAGCGACGACCCGGCGGTCCGCGCCCGGCTCGCCTCCGTCGGCAAGCCGCTGCCGACGCTCGAGGTGTCGATCCGCGACGCGGTCGGCATCGAGGTGCCCGTCGGCGAGCGCGGAGAGATCTACGTGCGCGGCGGCCAGGTGTCCGGCGAGTACCTCGGCCGGGGCACGACGCTGGACTCCGACGGCTGGTTCCCGACCCGCGACGAGGGCCACCTCGACGAGGCCGGTTACCTGTTCGTCCACGGCCGGCTCGACGACGTGATCGTGCGCGGCGGCGAGAACCTGTCGCCGGGCGAGATCGAGGCGGTGCTGCTGGAGCACCCGGGCGTGCTCGAGGCCGCGGTCGTCGGGATCCCGAACAAGGAGTGGGGCGAGCAGGTCGTCGCCGCCGTCGTCACCTCCGGTGGGGTGACGGAGGAGGACCTCAAGGCGCACGTCCGCACCCGGCTGCGCTCCAGCCGGACGCCAGACCACATCCAGTTCCGCGAGGAGCTGCCGTTCAACGAGAGCGGCAAGCTGCTGCGCCGGGTGCTTCGGACCGAGCTGTCCGAGGCCTTCACCTGA
- a CDS encoding sensor domain-containing protein gives MVQERADLFELLNLAVTVTDLRTGRLRRANAAACDLLGRSEDELVGTYWQDVTVPEERALWHEEIHRPGRHDPPSRRLVRLWRPDHSTVHVLVTSATVPGPAGRQILSQLQDVSDEITANDRLRLILDNTPVSMFLVDRSGFVLASEGLMDATLSRLAEHPDVSVFTLFEDLPDALGLLQAALAGRPLHHVIEAFGRCFDLHLMPIEGPEGEVSYLTCVATDVTEHQQALATLRTRSVEQAMVADLGQQALESRDAASMWTRAARTLAEHLAAGTVRIHELDDAGRRTRTLADVSPDGVSPDGVSVDDPAQAGGGADEASCPSQISAGTVMGGHELVVAAGRGDRPSAVIEVSRRPPAPAFSEQDVQFVRSVGAVLGAAAVRLRMEDEIRRRSLHDGLTGLPNRTALLDRLDRALRRARGDGTRIGVLFIDLDGFKTINDTLGHQAGDHLLRLTADRLEHAVRPADVVGRLSGDEFAVLCEDVDSPAAIEAIADRVLATLDTPCVLRERTVLLSASVGIALSEPETADGEDLLNAADIAMYAAKRRGPGRRLAFDEVMRTRLMAQITENDELRRAVTADELVMRYQPIQDLDRLMAGAEALPHWRHPRRGLVPPAQFLPDPAQVGLRVPIDRWAVGRACRAAAAAWADGRPDGTPPPLLTVAVSSRCLVEARFVPELDVLLAATGADRRYRLCLQITEREVADDETALSAAFGELRRLGVDLCVDDYGSARTMASAMNRVPFGYIRLNGTFVDGVDSSPVRHAASGALMHFAHALGIRAMAGDVGTASQLDALRALRCDLFLGPVIGPSTARLPRLAGRGDAPDLAHRPAPPSRER, from the coding sequence TTGGTACAGGAGCGTGCGGACCTCTTCGAGCTCCTGAACCTTGCGGTGACCGTGACGGATCTTCGCACCGGACGCCTGCGCCGGGCCAACGCGGCGGCCTGCGACCTGCTCGGCCGTTCCGAGGACGAGCTGGTCGGCACGTACTGGCAGGACGTCACGGTGCCCGAGGAGCGGGCGCTGTGGCACGAGGAGATCCACCGGCCCGGACGGCACGACCCGCCGTCCCGGCGGCTGGTCCGCCTGTGGCGCCCGGACCACAGCACCGTACACGTCCTCGTCACCTCGGCGACGGTGCCCGGACCGGCGGGACGGCAGATCCTCAGCCAGCTTCAGGACGTCTCCGACGAGATCACCGCGAACGACCGGCTGCGCCTGATCCTGGACAACACGCCGGTGTCGATGTTCCTCGTGGACCGGTCGGGATTCGTGCTCGCCAGCGAGGGCCTCATGGACGCGACGCTGTCGCGTCTCGCCGAGCACCCCGACGTCTCGGTGTTCACGCTCTTCGAGGACCTGCCCGACGCCCTCGGCCTGCTGCAGGCCGCGCTCGCCGGGCGTCCGCTGCACCACGTCATCGAGGCGTTCGGCCGCTGCTTCGACCTGCACCTCATGCCGATCGAGGGGCCCGAGGGCGAGGTGAGCTACCTGACCTGCGTGGCGACGGACGTCACCGAACACCAGCAGGCGCTGGCCACCCTGCGGACCCGCTCGGTCGAACAGGCCATGGTGGCCGACCTGGGCCAACAGGCGCTGGAGAGCCGCGACGCCGCCTCCATGTGGACCCGCGCCGCCCGGACCCTCGCCGAACACCTCGCGGCCGGCACCGTCAGGATTCACGAACTCGACGACGCCGGCCGGCGCACCCGCACCCTCGCCGACGTCTCCCCGGACGGCGTCTCCCCCGACGGCGTCTCCGTCGACGACCCGGCCCAAGCCGGCGGCGGGGCCGACGAGGCATCGTGCCCGTCACAGATTTCTGCCGGGACCGTCATGGGCGGTCACGAGCTCGTCGTCGCGGCCGGCCGGGGTGATCGTCCGTCGGCGGTGATCGAGGTGAGCCGCCGCCCACCCGCACCGGCGTTCAGCGAGCAGGACGTGCAGTTCGTCCGCTCGGTCGGCGCCGTGCTGGGAGCGGCGGCGGTGCGCCTGCGGATGGAGGACGAGATCCGCCGTCGGTCCCTGCACGACGGGCTCACCGGGCTACCCAACCGGACGGCGCTGCTCGACCGGCTGGACCGGGCACTGCGGCGGGCGCGCGGGGACGGGACCCGCATCGGCGTGCTGTTCATCGACCTCGACGGCTTCAAGACGATCAACGACACCCTGGGCCACCAGGCCGGCGACCACCTGCTGCGACTGACGGCGGACCGGCTCGAGCACGCCGTGCGGCCCGCCGACGTCGTCGGGCGGCTCTCCGGCGACGAGTTCGCCGTGCTCTGCGAGGACGTCGACTCCCCCGCGGCCATCGAGGCGATCGCCGACCGGGTGCTCGCCACCCTGGACACCCCCTGCGTGCTGCGCGAACGCACGGTCCTGCTGTCAGCCAGCGTCGGCATCGCCCTGTCCGAGCCGGAGACCGCCGACGGCGAGGATCTGCTCAACGCCGCCGACATCGCGATGTACGCCGCGAAGCGCCGCGGGCCGGGGCGGCGGCTGGCGTTCGACGAGGTGATGCGCACCCGGCTGATGGCCCAGATCACCGAGAACGACGAGCTGCGCCGGGCCGTGACCGCCGACGAGCTGGTCATGCGCTACCAGCCGATCCAGGACCTCGACCGGCTGATGGCCGGCGCGGAGGCGCTGCCGCACTGGCGACATCCACGCCGGGGGCTGGTGCCGCCCGCACAGTTCCTGCCCGATCCCGCGCAGGTCGGCCTGCGGGTGCCGATCGACCGCTGGGCCGTGGGCCGGGCCTGCCGCGCCGCCGCCGCCGCGTGGGCGGACGGACGCCCTGACGGCACGCCGCCGCCGCTGCTGACCGTGGCCGTCTCCAGCCGCTGCCTCGTCGAGGCGCGGTTCGTTCCCGAGCTGGACGTGCTGCTGGCCGCCACCGGTGCCGACCGCCGCTACCGGCTGTGCCTCCAGATCACCGAACGGGAGGTCGCCGATGACGAGACGGCGCTGTCGGCGGCCTTCGGCGAGCTGCGCCGGCTGGGAGTCGACCTCTGCGTCGACGACTACGGGTCGGCCCGGACGATGGCCTCCGCCATGAACCGGGTGCCCTTCGGCTACATCCGGCTCAACGGGACGTTCGTCGACGGCGTCGACTCCAGCCCGGTGCGCCACGCCGCCTCGGGCGCCCTCATGCACTTCGCGCACGCGCTCGGCATCCGGGCGATGGCCGGCGACGTCGGGACGGCCTCGCAGCTGGACGCACTCCGGGCGCTGCGCTGCGACCTCTTTCTCGGCCCGGTGATCGGCCCGAGCACGGCGCGGCTGCCCCGGCTGGCCGGACGCGGGGACGCGCCGGACCTCGCCCACCGCCCCGCGCCCCCGTCGCGCGAACGGTGA
- a CDS encoding TetR/AcrR family transcriptional regulator has protein sequence MAEAAVAAASDQVDRTGQPGPPGPPGDVTQAQVRRLLDAGLTLLIDRGTSEAVRVADIVAAAGLSNRAFYRYFASKDDLVAAIVDDGMRRAESYLRHLMDRETSPERRLRAMIAGFLRQATDPVIGAATRAVLAQSERSRDVAGSAARAALDMIAGLAADPLAELGVERPRDKARLVAITLSGAVQDVLWGRHERSSRAEEVAAYCLAGVRAPVDAR, from the coding sequence ATGGCTGAGGCGGCCGTCGCCGCGGCGTCCGACCAGGTTGACCGAACCGGCCAGCCCGGCCCGCCCGGCCCGCCCGGGGACGTCACGCAGGCGCAGGTGCGGCGGCTGCTCGACGCGGGGCTCACCCTGCTGATCGATCGGGGCACCTCGGAGGCGGTGCGGGTCGCGGACATCGTCGCGGCCGCGGGACTGTCCAACAGGGCGTTCTACCGCTACTTCGCCAGCAAGGACGACCTGGTCGCCGCGATCGTGGACGACGGGATGCGGCGAGCCGAGTCCTACCTGCGGCATCTGATGGACCGGGAGACCTCGCCGGAACGCCGGCTCCGGGCGATGATCGCGGGCTTTCTCCGCCAGGCGACGGACCCCGTCATCGGCGCGGCGACGCGGGCCGTGCTGGCGCAGTCGGAGCGGTCCCGGGACGTCGCCGGCAGCGCCGCGCGGGCCGCACTGGACATGATCGCCGGACTGGCGGCCGACCCGCTGGCCGAGCTGGGCGTGGAGCGTCCGCGGGACAAGGCTCGGCTGGTCGCCATCACGCTGTCCGGTGCCGTGCAGGACGTGCTCTGGGGTCGCCACGAGCGGTCGTCGCGGGCGGAGGAGGTCGCCGCCTACTGCCTGGCCGGGGTACGGGCGCCGGTCGACGCCCGCTGA
- a CDS encoding NADPH:quinone oxidoreductase family protein, producing MRAAVCHRLGTPDEITTELVPRPEPGPGEALIRVHAAAVNLPDVLIAAGRYQVPVPPPFTPGSEFAGVVVGVGPQVTGVRVGDRVAGAAMSGAFAEYVAAPAESLIPVPAGVDLATAAASWVCHLTAYHALRSIAAIAPGERLVVLGAAGGVGLATVELGALLGARVIAAASSPEKLAACKERGAEHLIDYERTPLRDAIRAAAGGADVVVDPVGGRFAEAALRTLGWGGRFITVGYASGEIPRIPLNLLLLKGMIVRGFELRTFPRFEPELAARDRAELAELLDTGRVAPLIGARFPLADTGAALTHVAERQAIGKVVLEMTAGDDTGDDTAGEDQDRRPGSAGEIDG from the coding sequence ATGCGAGCCGCGGTGTGTCATCGGCTGGGCACACCGGACGAGATCACGACCGAGCTGGTACCCAGGCCCGAACCGGGGCCTGGCGAGGCGTTGATCAGGGTACACGCGGCGGCGGTGAACCTGCCCGACGTGCTCATCGCCGCCGGCCGCTACCAGGTGCCGGTGCCGCCGCCGTTCACCCCCGGCAGCGAGTTCGCGGGCGTCGTCGTCGGCGTCGGGCCACAGGTGACGGGCGTCCGGGTCGGTGACCGGGTGGCCGGCGCGGCGATGAGCGGCGCGTTCGCCGAGTACGTCGCCGCCCCGGCGGAGTCGCTCATCCCGGTGCCGGCCGGGGTGGATCTCGCCACCGCCGCGGCGAGCTGGGTCTGCCACCTCACCGCCTACCACGCGCTGCGCTCGATCGCAGCCATCGCGCCCGGCGAGCGGCTGGTCGTGCTGGGGGCCGCCGGCGGCGTCGGGCTCGCCACGGTGGAGCTGGGCGCGCTGCTCGGCGCACGGGTGATCGCCGCGGCGTCCAGCCCGGAGAAGCTCGCGGCCTGCAAGGAGCGCGGCGCCGAGCACCTGATCGACTACGAGCGCACGCCGTTGCGCGACGCGATCCGGGCGGCGGCCGGCGGCGCGGACGTGGTCGTCGACCCCGTCGGCGGACGCTTCGCCGAGGCGGCGCTGCGCACCCTGGGCTGGGGCGGGCGGTTCATCACGGTCGGCTATGCCAGCGGGGAGATCCCGCGCATCCCCCTCAATCTGCTGCTGTTGAAGGGCATGATCGTGCGCGGCTTCGAGCTGCGCACCTTCCCCCGGTTCGAGCCGGAGCTCGCGGCGCGGGACCGGGCCGAGCTCGCCGAGCTGCTCGACACCGGCCGGGTCGCCCCGCTTATCGGCGCCCGCTTCCCGCTGGCCGACACCGGCGCCGCCCTGACCCACGTCGCCGAACGGCAGGCGATCGGAAAGGTCGTCCTGGAGATGACGGCCGGCGACGACACCGGGGACGACACCGCCGGCGAAGACCAGGACCGGCGGCCGGGGTCGGCGGGCGAGATCGATGGCTGA
- a CDS encoding DUF2630 family protein → MDDERIYAQVSALVAEEHELRGRRARGEIDAETEHERLERLEQALDQCWDLLRRRRARRDAGQDPQGAEPGSVSQVEHYLQ, encoded by the coding sequence GTGGACGACGAGCGGATCTACGCCCAGGTCAGCGCCCTCGTGGCCGAGGAGCACGAGCTGCGGGGCCGCCGCGCCCGCGGCGAGATCGACGCCGAGACCGAGCACGAGCGCCTCGAGCGCCTCGAGCAGGCGCTGGACCAGTGCTGGGATCTGCTGCGCCGCCGCCGCGCCCGGCGCGACGCCGGCCAGGATCCGCAGGGCGCCGAGCCGGGCAGCGTCTCCCAGGTCGAGCACTACCTTCAGTAG
- a CDS encoding SDR family oxidoreductase, with translation MDLQLAGRVVLVTGGSDGLGAALVRTLAAEGARVAFCGRDEARLRSVAEAAGDAGRAGGAGGEVLPVVADVREPADLERFVAAATERWDAVDALVNNAGASSAGPFERQTDEVWQGDLDLKLHAAVRASRLVLPHLRRAGGGSIVNSLSITARTPGAGSMPTSVTRAAGLALTKALSKEFGPDNVRVNAILIGMVESGQWDRAAAAQGIGIDELYARMGRDSNIPLGRVGRAQEFADLVAFLLSARAAYITGTAVNLDGGLSPVA, from the coding sequence ATGGATCTGCAGCTTGCGGGCCGGGTCGTGCTGGTGACCGGCGGCTCGGACGGCCTCGGCGCCGCCTTGGTGCGGACGCTGGCCGCCGAGGGGGCCAGGGTGGCCTTCTGCGGTCGGGACGAGGCGCGGCTGCGGTCGGTCGCCGAGGCGGCGGGCGATGCTGGCCGTGCGGGCGGTGCGGGCGGGGAGGTCCTGCCGGTGGTCGCCGACGTCCGCGAACCGGCCGACCTCGAACGGTTCGTCGCCGCCGCCACCGAGCGGTGGGACGCCGTCGACGCCCTGGTCAACAACGCCGGGGCCAGCTCCGCGGGGCCGTTCGAACGCCAGACCGACGAGGTCTGGCAGGGCGACCTCGACCTGAAGCTGCACGCGGCGGTCCGGGCGTCCCGGCTCGTGCTGCCGCACCTGCGCCGGGCGGGCGGCGGCAGCATCGTGAACTCGCTGTCGATCACCGCCCGGACGCCGGGGGCGGGCTCCATGCCGACGTCGGTCACCCGGGCCGCCGGGCTCGCGCTCACCAAGGCCCTGTCCAAGGAGTTCGGCCCGGACAACGTGCGGGTCAACGCGATCCTCATCGGCATGGTCGAGAGCGGTCAGTGGGACCGGGCTGCGGCCGCGCAGGGCATCGGGATCGACGAGCTCTACGCGCGGATGGGCCGCGACTCCAACATCCCGCTGGGCCGGGTGGGCCGGGCGCAGGAGTTCGCCGACCTCGTCGCCTTCCTGCTCTCCGCGCGGGCCGCCTACATCACCGGCACGGCCGTCAACCTCGACGGTGGCCTGAGCCCGGTCGCCTGA
- a CDS encoding glycosyltransferase produces the protein MARFLFATTPGVGHTAPAYPVARALVGRGHSVRWYGGAAFADAITATGAAFHPISEHHNDFSVLDLNERFPGHQRRTGLRRLQFEMVHGFALPLPGHVRDLRALLEREPADVIVGDTAFLAAALIQELGGPAFAGFGITVLGFPSRELAPFGLGLAPSAGPLGRLRNRALDQLMRRVVYRPMTAAVNDVRRQLGLAPTAQMVFEYPLVCQTYLQFSPPGFEYPVSDLPPQVRFVGPPRPLADPAWQPPAWWPELTAARRVVLVNQGTVATDADQLIRPALEALAGADVLVVAVTGGADPAGLGTLPGNARVERFIPFEELLPHVDVFLTNGGYGGTQLALSHGVPIVGAGRTEDKNEVNTRVAWSGVGIDLRTQTPTAQQIRTAVRQVLADPRYATGARRLQAEIARAGREEKAADLLEQLADAATSTSDTRLGTLLPPQPTRGRFPRGPNRTERLPTRP, from the coding sequence GTGGCCCGTTTTCTGTTCGCCACCACTCCCGGCGTAGGCCATACCGCCCCGGCCTACCCGGTCGCCCGGGCTCTGGTGGGACGCGGCCACAGCGTCCGGTGGTACGGCGGTGCGGCATTCGCCGACGCCATCACGGCCACCGGCGCCGCCTTTCATCCCATCAGCGAACACCACAACGACTTCAGCGTCCTCGACCTGAACGAGCGGTTCCCCGGCCACCAGAGGCGCACCGGACTGCGCAGGCTGCAGTTCGAGATGGTTCATGGGTTCGCCCTTCCCCTGCCCGGACACGTCCGGGATCTGCGCGCGCTGCTGGAGCGGGAACCCGCGGACGTCATCGTCGGCGACACCGCCTTCCTCGCCGCCGCGCTGATCCAGGAACTCGGCGGCCCGGCGTTCGCCGGGTTCGGCATCACCGTGCTCGGCTTTCCGAGCCGGGAGTTGGCGCCCTTCGGCCTCGGGCTCGCCCCGTCCGCCGGCCCGCTCGGACGGCTGCGCAACCGCGCGCTCGACCAGCTGATGCGCCGGGTCGTGTACCGGCCGATGACCGCCGCGGTCAACGACGTCCGCCGGCAGCTCGGCCTGGCGCCCACCGCCCAGATGGTGTTCGAGTATCCGCTGGTCTGCCAGACCTACCTGCAGTTCAGCCCGCCCGGCTTCGAGTATCCCGTCTCGGATCTGCCGCCCCAGGTGCGCTTTGTCGGGCCGCCGCGCCCGCTGGCCGACCCGGCCTGGCAGCCGCCGGCCTGGTGGCCCGAACTGACGGCGGCCCGCCGGGTCGTGCTGGTCAACCAGGGCACCGTCGCGACCGACGCGGATCAGCTGATCCGCCCCGCACTGGAGGCGCTCGCCGGCGCGGACGTCCTGGTGGTCGCCGTGACCGGCGGCGCCGACCCGGCCGGGCTCGGGACGCTGCCGGGCAACGCCCGGGTCGAACGCTTCATCCCCTTCGAGGAGCTTCTGCCGCACGTCGACGTCTTCCTCACCAACGGCGGCTACGGCGGGACGCAGCTCGCGCTCTCGCACGGCGTGCCGATCGTCGGCGCCGGTCGCACCGAGGACAAGAACGAGGTCAACACCCGGGTGGCGTGGTCCGGTGTCGGCATCGACCTGCGTACCCAGACGCCGACCGCGCAGCAGATCCGCACGGCCGTCCGTCAGGTGCTCGCCGACCCCCGCTATGCGACGGGGGCGCGCCGCCTGCAGGCCGAGATCGCGCGCGCCGGCCGTGAGGAGAAGGCCGCCGACCTGCTGGAGCAGCTCGCGGACGCGGCCACGTCGACCAGCGACACCCGGCTCGGCACCCTCCTGCCGCCCCAACCCACTCGCGGACGATTCCCTCGCGGCCCCAACCGGACCGAGCGCCTTCCCACCCGACCCTGA
- a CDS encoding ATP-binding protein — protein sequence MTPVPCDVDELRTLFLFEKLTDDQLTWLCERGHAELLEPGPVYTEGAPASCFYVLIEGALVMSTRVGADDVEVVRSSQRGVYAGAWHAYLGDRVPQVYKNSMRVTEPSRFFVLDADDVATVMREWFPMALHMLEGLFFGMQNTQQVVGQRERLLALGSLSAGLTHELNNPAAAAVRATSALRERVAGMRHKLGMIAAGPYERTELEVLIRLQEEAVERVAKAPALTPIEVSDREDLIGDWLDERDIGDAWDVAPIFVQAGLDVAWLDHVAGSVPAGVLDGAVRWLTYTVESEMLMREIEDSTTRISTLVTAAKQYSQMDRAPYQTVDIHELLDSTLIMLGRKIGDDVEIRRDYDRSLPAIPAYAAELNQVWTNLIDNAVAAMDHRGTLTVRTFADHDFGVVEIGDSGPGIDPAIRDRIFEPFFTTKAVGEGTGLGLDISWRIVVKKHHGDLRVTSTPGDTRFQVRLPLTPTPTATDGPPEGPPASPPQSKQT from the coding sequence ATGACACCGGTTCCCTGCGACGTCGACGAGCTGCGCACCCTGTTCCTGTTCGAGAAGCTCACCGACGACCAGCTGACCTGGCTGTGCGAACGCGGGCACGCCGAGCTGCTCGAGCCGGGCCCGGTCTACACCGAGGGCGCGCCGGCGAGCTGCTTCTACGTGCTCATCGAGGGTGCGCTGGTGATGTCCACCCGAGTGGGTGCGGACGACGTCGAGGTCGTGCGCTCCTCCCAGCGGGGGGTGTACGCCGGGGCCTGGCATGCCTACCTCGGCGACCGGGTGCCCCAGGTCTACAAGAACTCGATGCGGGTCACCGAGCCCAGCCGGTTCTTCGTCCTCGACGCCGACGACGTGGCCACCGTGATGCGCGAGTGGTTCCCGATGGCCCTGCACATGCTCGAGGGCCTGTTCTTCGGCATGCAGAACACCCAGCAGGTCGTCGGCCAGCGGGAGCGGCTGCTCGCGCTGGGTTCGCTGTCCGCGGGGCTGACCCACGAGCTGAACAACCCGGCGGCCGCGGCCGTGCGGGCCACCTCGGCGCTGCGCGAGCGGGTCGCCGGCATGCGGCACAAGCTCGGCATGATCGCCGCAGGCCCGTACGAACGCACCGAGCTGGAGGTGCTCATCCGCCTGCAGGAGGAGGCGGTGGAGCGGGTGGCGAAGGCACCGGCGCTCACCCCGATCGAGGTCTCGGACCGCGAGGATCTCATCGGCGACTGGCTGGACGAACGCGACATCGGCGACGCCTGGGACGTCGCGCCGATCTTCGTGCAGGCCGGCCTGGACGTCGCCTGGCTCGACCACGTGGCCGGCTCGGTGCCGGCGGGTGTGCTCGACGGCGCCGTGCGCTGGCTGACCTACACCGTCGAGAGCGAAATGCTCATGCGGGAGATCGAGGACTCCACCACCCGGATCTCGACCCTGGTCACCGCCGCCAAGCAGTACTCCCAGATGGACCGGGCGCCGTACCAGACCGTCGACATCCACGAGCTGCTCGACAGCACCCTGATCATGCTGGGCCGCAAGATCGGCGACGACGTCGAGATCCGCCGGGACTACGACCGCTCCCTGCCCGCGATCCCCGCCTACGCCGCCGAGCTCAACCAGGTCTGGACGAACCTGATCGACAACGCCGTCGCGGCGATGGACCACCGCGGCACGCTGACGGTGCGGACCTTCGCGGACCACGACTTCGGCGTCGTCGAGATCGGCGACTCCGGTCCCGGCATCGACCCCGCCATCCGGGACCGGATCTTCGAGCCGTTCTTCACGACGAAGGCCGTCGGCGAGGGCACCGGCCTCGGCCTGGACATCTCCTGGCGCATCGTGGTGAAGAAGCACCACGGCGACCTGCGGGTCACCTCCACCCCCGGCGACACCCGCTTCCAGGTCCGCCTCCCCCTCACCCCCACCCCCACCGCCACCGACGGACCACCCGAGGGCCCGCCCGCCAGCCCGCCACAGTCCAAGCAGACTTGA